In Acidobacteriota bacterium, a single window of DNA contains:
- the lepA gene encoding elongation factor 4, protein MKQPLTHIRNFSIIAHIDHGKSTLADRILELTGALTAREMADQVLDDMDLERERGITIKAHAVRLNYRAQDGCDYQFNLIDTPGHVDFTYEVSRSLAACEGALLVVDASQGVEAQTLANTYLAVENDLELIPILNKIDLPGADAERVSLQVEQVVGLKRSEVLLASAKEGRGIQEILEAIVARIPPPQGDPDGPLKALVFDSWYDVYRGVVILLRVFDGRISKGMRIRLMSTAKDYTVEEVGVITPKSQMTGRLETGEVGFIMAGIKNVDDAQVGDTITEADRPAGEPLAGFQEIKPVVFCGLYPVQSEQYADLKDALRKLQLNDSAFRFDPETSTALGFGFRCGFLGLLHMDIVQSRLEREFELDLISTAPSVRYRIIRKTGEELYVENPAHMPPTGDIARIEEPIYTTIVMTADEYLGGILSLLEEKRGVQRGFEYVGAKRVMLTYDLPLNEIVIDFYDRLKSVSRGYASMDYHFAGYAESDLVKLDILVNGEPVDALSSIVHRSLAFRRGQALTTRLREVIPRQLFEVAVQAAVGNKVIARTTVKAMRKNVLAKCYGGDITRKRKLLEKQKEGKRRMKRVGRVDIPQDAFLAILDIKTD, encoded by the coding sequence ATGAAACAACCGCTCACCCACATCCGCAATTTCTCCATCATCGCCCACATCGACCACGGCAAGTCCACGCTGGCGGACCGCATCCTCGAGCTTACCGGCGCCCTCACCGCCCGTGAAATGGCCGACCAGGTGCTGGACGACATGGACCTGGAGCGGGAACGCGGGATCACCATCAAGGCCCACGCCGTCCGGCTGAATTATCGCGCCCAAGACGGCTGCGACTATCAGTTCAACCTCATCGATACGCCCGGACACGTGGATTTCACCTACGAGGTGTCGCGCAGCCTGGCCGCCTGCGAAGGCGCGCTGCTCGTTGTGGACGCCTCCCAAGGCGTCGAAGCCCAGACGCTGGCCAACACCTACTTGGCCGTGGAAAACGATCTGGAGCTGATTCCGATTCTCAACAAAATCGACCTTCCCGGAGCCGACGCCGAACGTGTTTCTTTGCAGGTGGAGCAGGTGGTCGGCCTGAAGCGCAGCGAGGTCCTGCTGGCCAGCGCCAAAGAGGGTCGCGGCATCCAAGAGATCCTGGAGGCGATCGTCGCCCGCATCCCCCCGCCCCAGGGGGATCCTGACGGCCCGCTAAAAGCCCTGGTGTTTGATTCCTGGTACGATGTCTATCGTGGCGTAGTGATCCTGCTGCGTGTGTTCGACGGCCGGATCAGCAAAGGGATGCGGATCCGCCTAATGAGCACGGCCAAAGATTACACCGTCGAAGAGGTGGGCGTGATCACCCCCAAATCTCAGATGACCGGTCGCCTGGAGACGGGCGAGGTGGGCTTCATCATGGCGGGGATCAAGAACGTCGACGACGCCCAGGTGGGCGATACGATCACCGAGGCCGACCGTCCGGCGGGGGAACCCCTGGCCGGCTTTCAGGAGATCAAGCCGGTGGTGTTCTGCGGGTTGTATCCGGTGCAGAGTGAACAGTACGCCGATTTGAAGGACGCCCTCAGGAAACTCCAGCTCAACGACAGCGCCTTCCGGTTCGATCCCGAAACCTCCACCGCCCTGGGTTTTGGCTTCCGGTGCGGCTTCCTCGGCCTGCTGCACATGGACATCGTCCAGAGCCGGCTGGAACGGGAGTTCGAGCTCGACCTGATCAGCACTGCACCGAGCGTGCGTTATCGCATCATCCGCAAGACGGGCGAGGAGCTGTATGTCGAAAATCCCGCCCACATGCCACCCACCGGCGATATCGCCCGGATCGAGGAGCCGATCTACACCACCATTGTCATGACAGCAGACGAATACCTCGGCGGCATCCTCAGCCTGCTCGAGGAAAAACGCGGCGTGCAGCGCGGTTTTGAGTACGTGGGCGCAAAGCGCGTCATGCTCACTTATGACCTGCCGCTCAACGAAATCGTCATCGATTTTTACGATCGGCTCAAATCGGTCAGCCGCGGGTATGCCTCCATGGATTATCACTTCGCCGGTTATGCCGAGTCCGACCTGGTCAAACTGGACATCCTGGTCAACGGTGAGCCGGTGGACGCCCTCTCCAGCATCGTTCACCGCAGCCTGGCCTTCCGACGCGGCCAGGCGCTGACCACCCGTTTGCGCGAAGTCATTCCTCGCCAGTTGTTCGAAGTGGCGGTCCAGGCGGCAGTGGGCAACAAAGTCATCGCCCGGACCACCGTCAAGGCGATGCGCAAGAACGTCCTGGCCAAGTGCTATGGCGGCGACATCACCCGCAAGCGCAAGCTGCTCGAAAAACAGAAAGAAGGCAAGCGGCGGATGAAACGGGTGGGCCGGGTGGACATCCCTCAGGACGCCTTTCTGGCAATCCTCGATATCAAGACGGACTGA
- a CDS encoding polysaccharide deacetylase family protein has protein sequence MASDLPRIEDSKPAGGVRQSKTALFRPLVWGLGLLLVLTAMGALVAPPFPTSLRHQPVKPAGADGVVKPAPSLNTVPGAGPDTARFTPALALPGHLQQEWSAEGPYHFTRGSPDLPNISLTFDGDSTDCDLPAILQVLARHRITATFFLTGEFLERFPESVRAAVAGGHEIGSHLYRHVHLTTWEANRHHDTRSGITREYLHELLEKNEIAFRNVTNQPMVKLWRAPFGETNPTINAWAAELGYWHVTWTRSESRDQSMDSLDWVADRVEPRYLTAPQILERLLAFDGGVPGGANGAIILMHTGSQRREERGWTILDDLIVSMTRRGYHFVPVSRLITVGWAHARDRGKTDGSPVPP, from the coding sequence ATGGCTTCTGATCTGCCCAGGATCGAGGATTCGAAACCGGCCGGCGGTGTGCGACAATCAAAGACCGCGTTGTTCCGCCCCTTGGTTTGGGGGCTTGGATTGTTGCTGGTCTTGACGGCAATGGGTGCACTGGTCGCCCCGCCATTTCCGACATCACTGCGTCACCAACCAGTGAAACCGGCCGGTGCGGACGGCGTGGTGAAGCCGGCGCCGTCACTGAACACGGTCCCAGGGGCCGGACCAGACACCGCTCGGTTCACTCCAGCCTTGGCGTTGCCGGGGCACTTGCAGCAGGAGTGGTCGGCGGAAGGACCGTACCATTTTACCCGTGGTTCCCCCGATCTGCCCAATATCAGTCTGACGTTCGACGGCGACTCGACCGACTGCGATCTGCCGGCCATCCTCCAGGTGCTGGCTCGACACCGTATCACGGCCACGTTCTTCTTGACGGGTGAGTTTTTGGAACGGTTTCCCGAATCCGTGCGGGCCGCCGTGGCCGGGGGCCATGAAATCGGCAGCCATTTGTACCGCCATGTGCATCTGACCACTTGGGAAGCAAATCGGCATCACGACACCCGGTCGGGGATCACTCGGGAATATCTGCATGAGTTGCTCGAAAAAAACGAGATCGCGTTCCGGAATGTAACCAACCAGCCGATGGTTAAATTGTGGCGGGCGCCGTTCGGCGAGACCAATCCGACGATCAATGCGTGGGCGGCGGAACTCGGCTACTGGCATGTGACGTGGACACGAAGTGAATCACGCGACCAGTCAATGGACTCCCTGGACTGGGTCGCGGACCGGGTCGAACCCCGCTACCTCACGGCCCCGCAGATCCTGGAGCGGCTGCTCGCATTCGACGGCGGTGTTCCGGGTGGAGCCAACGGAGCGATCATCCTCATGCACACAGGGAGTCAGCGGCGGGAGGAGCGTGGCTGGACGATCCTGGACGATCTGATCGTCAGCATGACCCGGCGAGGCTATCACTTCGTGCCGGTGTCGCGGCTCATCACCGTGGGCTGGGCCCACGCTCGCGACCGCGGGAAGACCGACGGATCGCCCGTACCGCCCTGA
- a CDS encoding 5'-deoxyadenosine deaminase, translating to MAPERFLVLKNARIVTMNRDLEVIDGDVAIDGGRIRAVGRFDSSLTNVIDLDGRLLCPGFVQTHIHLAQTLFRGMADDLELLDWLRRRIWPLEAAHTPESLYLSAMLGGMELIASGTTTALTMETVNHTDAVFRAVEKMGFRAVVCKCMMDEGDQVPAPLREKTAQSIRECQRLHQEWNGRGNGRIRAGLAPRFALACSDRLFRELRDFAVADRVPVHSHAAENLKEVQAVWNKTGRKNVTYFRDLELPGELLYLAHCVWVDDEEMTILRDEGMHVLHCPSSNLKLGSGVAMVPEMRAGGVSVSLGADGAPCNNNLDMFTEMRTAALIQKVRRGPLALPAQEVLRMATIDGARALGMESEIGSIEPGKKADLVVLARDPLHSFPSPDPVAAIVYAYRASDVYAVLVDGEILYRNGQFTRVQRETVQEDIRLELPRHLARAEKYGF from the coding sequence GTGGCTCCCGAACGTTTCCTGGTACTTAAAAACGCCCGGATCGTCACCATGAACCGGGACCTGGAGGTCATCGACGGTGACGTCGCAATCGACGGGGGGCGGATTCGAGCCGTCGGCCGGTTCGATAGTTCCCTGACCAATGTCATTGATCTTGACGGCCGGCTGCTTTGCCCCGGATTTGTCCAGACGCACATCCATCTGGCGCAGACCCTGTTTCGCGGGATGGCCGACGATCTGGAGTTGTTGGACTGGCTGCGCCGCAGGATCTGGCCACTCGAGGCGGCGCACACACCGGAGTCACTCTATCTCAGCGCCATGCTGGGAGGGATGGAGTTGATTGCGTCCGGGACGACCACCGCATTGACCATGGAAACGGTCAACCACACGGATGCGGTCTTCCGAGCTGTCGAAAAGATGGGTTTTCGCGCCGTCGTGTGCAAGTGCATGATGGACGAGGGAGACCAGGTGCCGGCGCCGTTGCGCGAGAAGACCGCCCAATCGATTCGGGAATGTCAGAGACTGCATCAGGAGTGGAACGGTCGGGGAAACGGTCGAATACGCGCCGGCCTGGCGCCGCGGTTCGCTCTGGCCTGCTCGGATCGGCTCTTTCGGGAACTCCGCGACTTTGCCGTCGCTGACCGGGTGCCCGTTCATTCCCATGCCGCGGAAAATCTCAAGGAAGTGCAGGCGGTTTGGAATAAGACCGGCCGAAAAAATGTCACGTATTTCCGCGATTTGGAACTGCCGGGGGAGCTGCTTTACCTGGCCCACTGCGTCTGGGTGGATGACGAAGAGATGACCATCCTGCGGGACGAAGGGATGCATGTGCTGCACTGTCCTTCGTCCAATCTGAAGCTGGGTTCCGGCGTGGCCATGGTGCCGGAGATGCGGGCGGGCGGCGTCTCGGTCTCGCTCGGGGCGGACGGTGCGCCGTGCAACAACAACCTGGACATGTTCACCGAGATGCGCACTGCGGCGCTCATCCAGAAGGTGCGGCGGGGACCGCTGGCCCTGCCGGCGCAGGAAGTCCTGCGGATGGCCACCATCGACGGCGCCCGTGCTCTGGGGATGGAGTCGGAGATCGGCAGCATCGAGCCGGGTAAAAAGGCCGATCTGGTGGTACTGGCGCGCGATCCGCTCCACAGTTTTCCATCGCCCGATCCGGTAGCAGCCATTGTCTATGCGTACCGTGCGTCGGATGTGTACGCGGTTTTGGTAGACGGGGAGATCCTGTATCGCAACGGCCAGTTCACCCGGGTTCAACGGGAGACAGTTCAGGAAGACATCCGCCTGGAATTGCCGCGACACCTCGCCCGCGCCGAAAAATATGGCTTCTGA
- a CDS encoding OmpA family protein — MKRNTMLILVVLSILALVLFSGCATKKFVREEVQSSETRVNQKMDQEVSKLNGQINELSSLNKQLSSRIEQVSDKAATADAKAEEAKRIGTDAKGLATQANTGVTELRARFDARNNYAVIDTKNVHFDFNKSTLTAEAKATLDEAARLFAGNKNMVMTLEGYTDGIGSEEYNYGLSEKRVQSVVRYMVGEKSVDLNRIFVVGLGKTNPVADNKTAEGRKQNRRVTIKLLEAR, encoded by the coding sequence ATGAAGAGAAACACTATGCTGATCCTGGTGGTGCTGTCCATCCTGGCCCTGGTTCTGTTCTCCGGCTGCGCGACCAAGAAGTTCGTCCGGGAAGAGGTCCAGTCGTCGGAAACACGCGTCAACCAGAAGATGGATCAGGAAGTGTCCAAGCTCAACGGCCAGATCAATGAGCTCTCCAGCCTGAACAAGCAGCTGAGCTCGCGCATCGAGCAGGTGTCCGACAAGGCTGCCACGGCTGATGCCAAGGCTGAAGAAGCGAAGCGGATCGGCACCGATGCCAAGGGGCTTGCCACCCAGGCCAACACGGGTGTCACCGAGCTGCGTGCCCGCTTTGATGCCCGCAACAACTATGCGGTCATTGACACCAAGAACGTCCACTTCGACTTCAACAAGTCCACGTTGACCGCTGAAGCCAAGGCGACGCTTGATGAGGCGGCCCGCCTGTTCGCCGGCAACAAGAACATGGTGATGACCCTTGAAGGTTACACCGACGGCATCGGATCAGAAGAATACAACTACGGCCTCAGCGAGAAGCGTGTTCAGAGTGTCGTGCGTTACATGGTGGGCGAAAAGAGCGTGGATCTGAACCGGATCTTCGTCGTCGGGCTCGGCAAAACCAACCCGGTGGCCGACAACAAGACCGCCGAAGGGCGCAAGCAGAACCGGCGCGTGACCATCAAGTTGCTCGAAGCTCGCTAA
- the ruvC gene encoding crossover junction endodeoxyribonuclease RuvC: MRVIGIDPGSEATGYGVIEHRNNRLTALAWGVVRPRGAATFSAGLRQIHEGLRQVLAAYPPDFAAVGDVFFAANPRSALKLGQARGAILLGLELANVPVVSYTPLAVKKALVGYGRAEKEQVRGMVLLLLGLRGQELPLDASDALAVALCHAHTYPTRARMHDDPSRAGR; the protein is encoded by the coding sequence ATGCGTGTGATCGGGATCGATCCGGGCAGCGAGGCGACGGGTTACGGCGTGATCGAACACCGGAACAACCGGCTGACGGCGCTGGCTTGGGGTGTTGTTCGTCCCCGCGGTGCGGCGACGTTCTCCGCCGGACTCCGGCAGATTCACGAAGGGCTCCGCCAGGTGCTCGCGGCGTATCCTCCGGATTTCGCCGCGGTCGGGGATGTGTTCTTCGCGGCCAATCCCCGCTCCGCCCTCAAGCTGGGGCAGGCCCGGGGGGCCATTCTGCTGGGTCTGGAGCTGGCGAACGTTCCGGTCGTGTCCTACACCCCGTTGGCCGTCAAGAAAGCACTGGTGGGGTATGGCCGCGCCGAGAAGGAACAGGTGCGGGGAATGGTTCTCCTGTTGCTTGGCCTGCGCGGACAGGAGCTTCCCTTGGACGCTTCAGACGCGCTGGCCGTGGCGCTGTGCCACGCACACACGTATCCCACCCGGGCGCGAATGCATGACGATCCGTCCCGGGCGGGGCGCTGA
- the truB gene encoding tRNA pseudouridine(55) synthase TruB, whose product MTQSRSSGVLIIDKPAGMTSHDVVARLRRCLPDIKVGHGGTLDPMATGVLPVLLHRATRLAQFLLHADKEYGGIIRFGWATDTHDREGEPLTAPRPVDFKRNDLDGWIGRFVGDIVQLPPAYSAVKWRGRPLYRYARSGQTAPRPERTVRVEALDVLVWNPPDLQFRLVCSGGTYVRSIAHELGEMAGCGAHLHTLCRRRLGPFSLAHAAALADLLAAPNQLADRVLPPESLVQHLPPWPCSSDTADRIRNGVEIALPENDPHPDGIRFRLMDARGALVAVGRVRTLEEGRKVLRPEIVLA is encoded by the coding sequence ATGACCCAATCACGAAGCAGTGGAGTTCTGATCATCGACAAACCGGCGGGGATGACCTCGCATGATGTCGTCGCCCGACTCCGTCGGTGCTTGCCCGACATCAAGGTCGGTCACGGCGGGACCTTGGACCCGATGGCCACCGGGGTCCTGCCCGTGCTGCTGCACCGGGCCACGCGACTCGCCCAATTTCTTCTGCATGCCGACAAGGAATACGGCGGGATTATCCGCTTTGGCTGGGCCACCGACACCCATGACCGTGAAGGCGAGCCGCTGACGGCTCCCCGGCCGGTGGATTTTAAACGTAACGACCTAGACGGGTGGATCGGGCGTTTTGTCGGGGACATCGTCCAACTCCCCCCGGCCTATTCGGCGGTCAAGTGGCGGGGCCGTCCGCTGTATCGATACGCCCGAAGCGGCCAGACAGCACCTCGTCCGGAGCGAACGGTGCGCGTGGAGGCATTGGATGTTCTCGTCTGGAATCCCCCCGATTTGCAGTTCAGGCTGGTCTGCTCCGGGGGGACATACGTCAGGTCCATTGCGCATGAGCTCGGAGAAATGGCGGGGTGCGGCGCGCATCTCCACACGTTGTGCCGTCGGCGACTGGGCCCGTTTTCGCTGGCGCACGCCGCCGCGCTCGCAGATCTCCTTGCCGCGCCAAATCAACTCGCTGACCGAGTGCTCCCCCCGGAAAGCCTGGTGCAGCACCTGCCCCCGTGGCCGTGTTCGTCGGATACCGCCGACCGCATCCGAAACGGTGTGGAAATAGCCCTGCCCGAAAACGATCCACATCCGGATGGGATCCGGTTTCGCCTGATGGACGCAAGGGGTGCGTTAGTCGCCGTGGGCCGGGTGCGCACTCTGGAGGAGGGCCGGAAAGTGCTTCGACCCGAAATCGTGCTCGCTTAA
- a CDS encoding DUF502 domain-containing protein, protein MVATNVRGSVARTLRRSFFSGLLVVVPVVITVYILIVLFHFTDSLLVPLIGRFTSTYIPGLGIVATVLLIFVVGLITQNYVAQRLLGLADQLLAQIPLAGSIYGAIKQILNAFAPGQAEEPKAVVMIPYPSRGLWAFGFLNGTITLQEGQRMGLVLLLNSINPTTGLLTMLPMEQIVRVPLSVEEAMKLIISGGIVNPRQLGGEPLLTSP, encoded by the coding sequence ATGGTGGCAACCAATGTCCGCGGCTCGGTCGCTCGCACGCTGCGCCGCTCGTTTTTCTCCGGCTTGCTGGTGGTGGTGCCCGTGGTGATCACGGTGTACATCCTGATTGTTCTGTTTCATTTCACCGACAGTTTGCTGGTGCCGCTGATCGGTCGATTCACTTCCACCTACATCCCCGGCTTGGGCATCGTCGCAACCGTCCTGCTGATTTTCGTCGTGGGGCTGATCACCCAAAACTATGTGGCCCAGCGGCTACTTGGCTTGGCGGACCAGCTGCTGGCCCAAATTCCGCTGGCGGGGTCCATCTACGGGGCGATCAAGCAGATCCTGAACGCGTTCGCACCCGGCCAGGCGGAGGAGCCCAAAGCGGTGGTGATGATACCGTACCCATCCCGGGGCCTGTGGGCGTTCGGATTTCTGAACGGCACGATCACACTGCAGGAAGGACAGCGGATGGGATTGGTGCTGCTGTTGAACTCGATCAATCCGACCACGGGGCTGCTGACCATGCTGCCGATGGAGCAGATCGTGCGGGTCCCTCTCTCCGTGGAGGAGGCCATGAAACTGATCATCTCGGGAGGAATCGTCAATCCACGGCAGCTCGGCGGAGAACCGCTATTGACAAGCCCCTGA
- a CDS encoding LysM peptidoglycan-binding domain-containing protein → MSKIAKIVLLLSLLTAVAVSQTVQAPATNVPAQGVPLKNLSKQQDGHWSPYTAPAFGQEARVHVVQRGDTLWDLARQYLNNPYLWPQIWELNTYITNPHWIYPGDPLLIEQPKLVEQPEVPAESEVVTEEPAEGMVALKKQLPPTTFERKPLELVVKDIDTYYATDYELYGTGRINQTPMTFDTFIVGAEDENIQRYFDEGEIVYINKGMRQNVSPGQRFSILRSAGEIHNPVTNAFVGYYYLELGTLKVLIAHDDKAIAQIDLATRAVHIGDALVPFQEADKLVRDKARKPQRFIEDNGKATGNIVYIEDSLSVAGSGNVVYLNLGRNQNVAPGQICTVYRVEGQYKQTDEFYPSNRYDSYKEKVEPGFKSASHTATVKREIPRIILGEVVIIQVFENTAKAKVINARQALDLGNYIQPQ, encoded by the coding sequence ATGAGCAAGATAGCTAAAATTGTCCTTCTTCTGTCTCTTTTGACTGCCGTGGCGGTCAGTCAGACCGTACAGGCACCCGCAACCAATGTTCCGGCCCAGGGCGTACCGCTCAAAAATCTGAGCAAGCAGCAAGACGGTCACTGGTCGCCGTACACAGCGCCGGCGTTCGGCCAAGAGGCGAGGGTGCACGTGGTCCAGCGAGGTGATACCCTGTGGGATCTGGCCCGCCAGTACCTGAACAATCCCTACCTCTGGCCCCAGATCTGGGAACTGAACACATACATCACCAATCCGCACTGGATCTATCCGGGCGATCCGCTGCTGATCGAGCAGCCAAAGCTGGTGGAGCAGCCCGAGGTTCCCGCTGAATCCGAAGTTGTGACCGAAGAGCCGGCTGAAGGCATGGTTGCGCTCAAGAAGCAGTTGCCGCCCACGACCTTCGAGCGCAAGCCACTGGAACTGGTAGTCAAAGACATCGACACGTATTATGCCACCGACTACGAACTGTACGGCACGGGACGCATCAACCAGACGCCGATGACCTTTGACACGTTCATTGTCGGAGCCGAGGACGAGAACATCCAGCGCTATTTTGATGAGGGTGAAATCGTTTACATCAACAAGGGGATGCGGCAGAATGTATCCCCGGGCCAGCGCTTCAGCATTCTGCGCTCTGCCGGTGAGATCCACAATCCGGTCACCAATGCCTTTGTGGGATACTACTATCTGGAGTTGGGCACGCTGAAGGTGCTCATCGCCCATGACGACAAAGCCATCGCGCAGATTGATCTCGCCACTCGGGCCGTGCACATCGGGGACGCCCTGGTGCCGTTCCAGGAAGCCGATAAACTTGTACGGGACAAGGCACGCAAACCACAGCGCTTTATCGAAGACAACGGAAAGGCCACCGGTAACATCGTGTACATCGAAGACAGCCTGAGTGTCGCCGGCTCCGGTAATGTCGTGTACTTGAACCTGGGTCGCAACCAGAATGTCGCGCCCGGTCAGATCTGCACGGTGTACCGCGTCGAGGGGCAATATAAGCAGACGGATGAGTTCTACCCGTCAAACCGGTATGACAGCTACAAGGAAAAGGTGGAGCCCGGCTTCAAGTCAGCCAGCCATACGGCTACGGTCAAGCGGGAGATTCCCCGCATCATTTTGGGCGAGGTGGTCATTATCCAAGTCTTCGAGAACACCGCCAAGGCCAAGGTGATCAATGCCCGCCAAGCCTTGGATCTGGGCAATTACATCCAGCCGCAGTAA
- a CDS encoding phosphorylase produces MPDVLAVIGGSDAYRLLQAGAWRILETVAVPTPFGEVSAIQRIAVTEDLTAWFLSRHGQENYAVSAPFVNYRANIYALKELGTARILAWSGPGTLHADRHHPGELVLPTDIIDETRRRSATFFAGRGWGFIRSSPCFCPGIRSAFLAAGAVAGLAIATDAVYVCTEGPRLETAAEIRKLRRDGGDLVGMTLAPEAFLARELEICYAPLCYVTNYAEGVVERAYRGDRLFGGMLSETERDAVDRAVQHFPRLFCRALELLAEAPRDCPCAQAMRRYTRDGRLDEDWHKWIGNSDA; encoded by the coding sequence ATGCCCGATGTCCTGGCTGTGATTGGGGGAAGCGACGCATACCGCCTGCTCCAGGCCGGCGCCTGGCGCATCCTCGAAACAGTCGCTGTGCCGACGCCGTTCGGCGAAGTTTCTGCGATCCAGCGGATCGCCGTGACGGAAGACCTGACCGCCTGGTTTTTATCCCGTCATGGCCAGGAGAATTACGCCGTCAGCGCCCCGTTCGTCAACTACCGCGCCAACATCTATGCGTTGAAAGAGCTGGGGACGGCCCGCATTCTGGCCTGGTCGGGACCCGGCACTCTCCACGCTGACCGGCACCATCCCGGAGAGCTGGTCCTGCCCACCGACATCATCGACGAAACCCGCCGGCGCTCTGCCACGTTCTTTGCAGGCCGCGGCTGGGGGTTCATCCGCTCATCCCCCTGCTTCTGCCCCGGCATCCGCTCAGCCTTCCTGGCCGCCGGAGCGGTCGCCGGACTGGCCATTGCAACAGACGCAGTGTACGTCTGCACGGAAGGCCCTCGCCTGGAGACTGCGGCGGAGATCCGGAAACTCCGCCGAGACGGCGGAGACCTGGTGGGCATGACACTGGCTCCTGAGGCGTTTCTGGCCCGCGAACTGGAGATCTGCTACGCCCCGCTCTGCTACGTCACCAATTACGCCGAAGGCGTGGTGGAGCGGGCGTATCGCGGCGACAGACTGTTCGGGGGAATGCTGAGTGAGACCGAGCGTGACGCCGTCGACCGGGCGGTTCAGCACTTTCCTCGCCTGTTCTGCCGCGCCCTGGAACTGCTGGCTGAAGCGCCGCGAGACTGTCCGTGCGCCCAAGCCATGCGACGCTACACGCGCGACGGCCGCCTCGACGAGGACTGGCACAAGTGGATCGGGAACTCGGACGCCTGA
- a CDS encoding YebC/PmpR family DNA-binding transcriptional regulator, with protein MSGHSKWHSIKHKKAAVDAKRGKVFTKLIKEITVAARVGGGDPDGNARLRKAILDAKAANMPADNIKRAVMKGTGELPGTNYEEITYEGYGPGGAAVMLQVMTDNRNRTVSEIRHLFTKYNGNLGANGCVAYLFDRKGYFLVKGGQKSEDELMEISLDAGAENIEEYDGNFEITSAPEAFDALKEKLEGAGLEMLENEISMIPQNTVKLTGKEAQQMLKLMESLEDHDDVQNVYANFDIDESEMQE; from the coding sequence ATGTCTGGACATTCCAAGTGGCATTCCATCAAACACAAGAAAGCCGCAGTGGATGCCAAGCGAGGCAAGGTGTTCACCAAATTGATCAAGGAGATCACCGTAGCCGCCCGGGTCGGCGGCGGGGATCCCGACGGCAACGCGCGGCTCCGCAAAGCCATCCTGGATGCCAAAGCGGCCAACATGCCCGCCGACAACATCAAGCGGGCCGTCATGAAGGGCACCGGCGAACTGCCCGGAACAAACTATGAGGAGATCACCTACGAGGGCTACGGTCCGGGTGGCGCGGCGGTCATGCTTCAGGTCATGACCGACAACCGCAACCGGACCGTATCCGAGATCCGCCACCTGTTTACGAAATACAACGGCAACCTCGGCGCAAACGGTTGCGTGGCCTACCTGTTTGACCGCAAAGGCTACTTCCTGGTGAAAGGAGGCCAGAAAAGCGAGGATGAGCTGATGGAGATCAGCCTCGACGCGGGCGCCGAAAACATCGAGGAGTATGATGGCAATTTCGAGATCACGTCCGCACCAGAAGCCTTCGACGCGCTGAAGGAGAAGCTGGAGGGCGCGGGGCTTGAAATGCTCGAGAACGAGATTTCCATGATCCCCCAGAACACGGTCAAACTGACGGGCAAGGAAGCCCAGCAGATGCTGAAACTGATGGAATCCCTAGAGGACCACGACGACGTGCAGAACGTCTACGCTAACTTTGATATCGACGAGTCGGAAATGCAGGAATAA